One window of the Nocardia huaxiensis genome contains the following:
- a CDS encoding NlpC/P60 family protein: MSSRWIRRTARFLTTITVALTLAAPLWVGAAAADTGSGTGSASSGSATGSFSGSASGSAQLPVTSPRAVAALAVASTQIGKPYEWGGTGPDAWDCSGLVQWAYRQVGINLPRTTWLQVDSGLEVPFHALQPGDVVILNGDASHVGIYAGFGQILNAYDWGVPVGFTPLSQFEIYDIRRFY; encoded by the coding sequence ATGAGCAGTCGCTGGATTCGTCGTACCGCCAGATTCCTCACCACGATCACCGTCGCACTGACCCTGGCCGCACCCCTGTGGGTGGGTGCCGCCGCCGCGGACACCGGCAGCGGCACCGGCAGCGCCTCCTCCGGCAGCGCCACCGGATCGTTCTCCGGCAGCGCGAGCGGTTCGGCGCAGCTGCCGGTCACCAGTCCCCGGGCGGTCGCCGCGCTGGCGGTGGCTTCCACGCAGATCGGAAAGCCCTACGAGTGGGGTGGCACCGGGCCGGACGCCTGGGACTGCTCCGGCCTGGTGCAGTGGGCCTATCGGCAGGTGGGTATCAATCTGCCCAGAACCACCTGGCTGCAGGTGGATTCGGGGCTCGAGGTCCCGTTCCACGCGCTGCAGCCCGGCGATGTCGTGATCTTGAACGGGGATGCCTCGCACGTGGGCATCTACGCCGGGTTCGGGCAGATCCTCAATGCGTACGACTGGGGCGTGCCGGTGGGCTTCACTCCGCTGTCCCAGTTCGAGATCTACGACATTCGCCGCTTCTACTGA
- a CDS encoding organic hydroperoxide resistance protein, whose amino-acid sequence MTTLFTSSATSVGREGRSVSSDGYLDLKLAQPKAVGGTGDGTNPEQLFAMGYSACFASALQVVARTQKADLGDTSVTADVSLNKDDETGFGISVVLRVELPEHLQNETGRALVEAAHQVCPYSKATRGNIPVELVVE is encoded by the coding sequence ATGACCACACTCTTCACCTCGTCCGCCACCTCGGTCGGCCGCGAAGGCCGCTCCGTCAGCTCCGACGGCTACCTCGACCTGAAGCTGGCCCAGCCCAAGGCCGTCGGCGGCACCGGCGACGGCACCAACCCGGAGCAGCTCTTCGCCATGGGCTACTCGGCGTGTTTCGCCAGCGCGCTGCAGGTCGTGGCCCGCACCCAGAAGGCCGACCTGGGCGACACCTCGGTCACCGCCGACGTCAGCCTGAACAAGGACGACGAGACCGGCTTCGGCATCTCCGTGGTGCTGCGCGTGGAACTGCCCGAGCACCTGCAGAACGAAACCGGCCGCGCCCTGGTCGAGGCCGCCCACCAGGTGTGCCCCTACTCCAAGGCCACCCGCGGCAATATCCCCGTGGAACTGGTTGTGGAGTAA
- a CDS encoding TetR/AcrR family transcriptional regulator yields the protein MSEARERLLDTATRLFYAEGIHTVGIDRIIAEAAIAKATFYRHFKTKDDLVVAYLTREYARQKGVLEAVPGEGAESITAIFERLGELSCGPGFRGCPFLNAAVEFPNPDHAVRAIVDDYRGWFRDLMAERLRQDGHPDPDGTARALLLTRDGVALSGGVGDSETVRAGIRTALAHLAK from the coding sequence ATGAGCGAAGCCCGCGAACGCCTCCTGGACACGGCCACCCGGCTGTTCTATGCCGAGGGCATTCACACCGTGGGCATCGACCGCATCATCGCCGAGGCGGCCATTGCCAAGGCCACCTTCTACCGGCACTTCAAGACCAAGGACGACCTGGTCGTCGCCTACCTCACGCGCGAATACGCCCGGCAGAAGGGCGTGCTCGAGGCCGTGCCGGGCGAGGGGGCCGAGTCCATCACCGCCATCTTCGAGCGGCTCGGCGAATTGAGCTGCGGCCCGGGGTTTCGTGGCTGCCCGTTCCTGAACGCGGCGGTGGAGTTCCCGAATCCGGACCACGCGGTGCGGGCGATCGTCGACGACTACCGCGGCTGGTTCCGCGATCTCATGGCCGAACGGCTGCGCCAGGACGGGCATCCGGATCCGGACGGCACGGCCCGCGCGCTGCTGCTCACTCGGGACGGAGTTGCTCTCAGTGGCGGCGTCGGCGACAGCGAAACCGTCCGAGCCGGTATTCGAACCGCCCTGGCGCACTTGGCGAAGTAG
- a CDS encoding MarR family winged helix-turn-helix transcriptional regulator produces the protein MDAEAELPDRAEAIEVIQRELTAFARRARGRATELHPELSLVASSILDLVIERDGCLAADLAGHFHLDKSTVSRQVAALEKSGYLARAADPANRRNQVLRATPEGERAAHAAARSRATAFALRFRDWDDSDLTQLARYLLRYNASDE, from the coding sequence ATGGATGCGGAAGCGGAACTCCCGGACCGGGCCGAGGCGATCGAGGTCATACAGCGCGAGCTCACCGCCTTCGCCCGCCGCGCGCGGGGGCGAGCCACCGAACTGCACCCGGAGCTGTCGCTGGTGGCGTCGAGCATTCTCGACCTGGTCATCGAGCGTGACGGCTGTCTGGCCGCCGACCTGGCGGGGCATTTCCACCTGGACAAGTCCACGGTGAGCCGGCAGGTGGCGGCGCTGGAGAAGTCGGGATACCTGGCGCGCGCGGCGGATCCGGCCAATCGCCGCAATCAGGTGCTGCGGGCCACGCCGGAGGGGGAGCGCGCGGCGCACGCGGCGGCCCGCAGCCGGGCGACCGCCTTCGCCCTGCGCTTCCGCGATTGGGACGATTCGGATTTGACGCAGTTGGCGCGATATCTCCTGCGCTACAACGCCTCTGACGAATAG
- a CDS encoding SMP-30/gluconolactonase/LRE family protein, giving the protein MSQGSKGFTEARVGNRTRIAAMLGGALLLAATVIGCGAEPDPEANVPAEGTRVSGGPGTVAKPGSLEGFSSPESVLFAEDRWFISNVGAERAPLAKDGDGYLTELNAVGTVTARKAMPRQGDPPLHAPKGMAHHDNRVFVADIDRVVGYDVDTHGQVFEAPLSGDEPAMLNDLALLDSKTLLVSDSLRGIVYRLDLESKSFESLATAIPGANGIALDPSGKVAFVAGTGADFTGGDLWRLDLTQNPVVPQRVGSVHGVLDGIAVPANGTIVISDWVSTTNPDQAGSVQVYNPDGSLSATVRLPDNLRGPADFTLDGTGRNIWVPAMADNRVVVVPLP; this is encoded by the coding sequence ATGTCCCAGGGGTCGAAAGGTTTCACCGAGGCAAGAGTCGGCAATCGCACGCGGATTGCCGCCATGCTGGGCGGCGCGCTGCTGCTGGCCGCCACCGTGATCGGATGCGGCGCCGAGCCGGATCCCGAGGCGAATGTCCCGGCCGAGGGCACGCGGGTCAGCGGCGGCCCCGGTACCGTCGCCAAACCCGGCTCCCTCGAGGGCTTTTCGTCACCGGAGAGCGTGCTGTTCGCCGAGGACCGCTGGTTCATCTCCAATGTCGGCGCCGAGCGCGCACCGCTCGCCAAGGACGGCGACGGGTATCTCACCGAACTCAACGCGGTCGGCACCGTGACCGCCCGCAAGGCCATGCCCCGTCAGGGCGATCCGCCGTTGCACGCGCCGAAAGGCATGGCGCATCACGACAATCGCGTATTCGTGGCCGATATCGATCGCGTGGTCGGCTACGACGTGGACACGCACGGGCAGGTGTTCGAGGCGCCGCTGTCGGGCGACGAGCCCGCCATGCTGAATGACCTCGCGCTGCTGGACTCGAAAACCTTGCTGGTCAGCGACAGCTTGCGTGGCATCGTGTACCGGCTGGATCTGGAGTCCAAGTCCTTCGAGTCGCTGGCCACGGCGATTCCGGGCGCGAACGGCATCGCGCTGGACCCGTCGGGCAAAGTGGCGTTCGTGGCCGGCACCGGAGCCGACTTCACCGGCGGCGATCTGTGGCGGCTGGATCTCACCCAGAATCCGGTGGTGCCACAGCGGGTCGGGAGCGTGCACGGCGTCCTCGATGGAATCGCGGTGCCCGCCAATGGAACCATCGTGATCTCGGACTGGGTCTCGACCACCAACCCGGATCAGGCCGGGTCGGTGCAGGTGTACAACCCGGACGGGTCGCTGTCGGCCACCGTCAGGCTGCCCGACAATCTGCGCGGCCCAGCCGATTTCACCCTCGACGGCACCGGCCGCAATATCTGGGTCCCGGCGATGGCCGACAACCGGGTCGTCGTGGTGCCGCTGCCCTAG
- a CDS encoding alpha/beta hydrolase produces MSALLGSITVLSAPATATPPPDPITSTATLAATPVSEDGSRIAAFEIRDARNLVLRVWSAAMNTDITVEVQRPADASEPRPVLYMLNGAGGGQDTATWKRNTDSVSFFGDKNVNVVMPIGGKHSYYTDWRTADPALGTNMWKTFLTEELPPIIDEALDTNGVRAIAGMSMSGTSVLQLPIAKPGLYRAVAAYSGCAQISDPIGRKFAEIVVGIGGGNPENMYGPPGDPAWVANDPYVHAEQLRGLELYVSNGSGLPGQHDTLSDVRSLGPADGGLAQQLIIGGILEAASDWCARNLKDKLATLEIPATFEISQAGTHSWGYWEDALRDSWPVLARGLEL; encoded by the coding sequence GTGAGTGCTCTGCTCGGTTCGATCACTGTGCTGTCCGCACCGGCGACGGCGACTCCCCCGCCCGATCCGATCACCAGCACCGCAACCCTCGCTGCCACACCGGTTTCCGAGGACGGCTCCCGCATCGCCGCCTTCGAGATCCGCGACGCGCGCAATCTGGTGCTGCGCGTGTGGTCCGCCGCCATGAACACCGACATCACCGTGGAGGTGCAGCGGCCGGCCGACGCCTCCGAACCGCGCCCGGTGCTGTACATGCTCAATGGCGCTGGGGGCGGCCAGGATACGGCCACCTGGAAGCGCAACACCGACTCCGTGTCGTTCTTCGGCGACAAGAACGTGAACGTGGTCATGCCGATCGGCGGCAAGCACAGCTACTACACCGATTGGCGCACAGCCGATCCCGCGCTCGGCACCAATATGTGGAAGACGTTCCTCACCGAGGAACTGCCGCCGATCATCGATGAAGCCCTGGACACCAATGGAGTTCGCGCCATCGCGGGCATGTCCATGTCCGGCACCTCGGTGTTGCAGCTGCCCATCGCCAAGCCGGGGCTGTACCGGGCGGTGGCGGCCTACAGCGGGTGCGCGCAGATCAGTGATCCCATCGGGCGCAAGTTCGCCGAGATCGTGGTGGGCATCGGCGGCGGCAATCCCGAGAACATGTACGGGCCGCCCGGCGATCCGGCGTGGGTGGCCAACGACCCGTACGTGCACGCCGAACAACTACGGGGACTGGAACTCTACGTCTCCAACGGCAGCGGGCTGCCCGGCCAGCACGACACCCTCTCCGATGTGCGCAGCCTCGGCCCGGCCGACGGCGGGCTCGCCCAGCAGCTCATCATCGGCGGCATCCTCGAGGCCGCGAGCGATTGGTGCGCCCGCAATCTCAAGGACAAGCTGGCGACGCTGGAGATCCCGGCGACCTTCGAGATCAGCCAGGCCGGAACGCATTCCTGGGGCTACTGGGAGGACGCGCTGCGCGACTCCTGGCCGGTGCTGGCCAGGGGCCTGGAGCTGTAA
- a CDS encoding UTP--glucose-1-phosphate uridylyltransferase: MTIRKAVIPAAGIGSRLLPLTKAIPKEMLPVGDKPVIEHTVRELVASGITDITIVVSAGKSLIQDHFRPNPQLVAQLRADGKAAYADAVEEVYELGRLGHITYLDQHGPYGNGTPVLNAARNLGDEPMLVLWPDDVFVAEVPRAQQLIDAYEKTGAPVLALMPMDPAESQRYGVPVVEETIGEGLMRISGLKEKPKTADAPSSYAAIGGYVVTPGIIAELRRQVDNWYTHRTGEVYLTDAINLFAAENPVYGQVIRGSWYDTGNPADYLVAQFASALAHPEYGPLLRQLVGE; the protein is encoded by the coding sequence ATGACGATTCGCAAGGCCGTGATCCCGGCCGCAGGTATCGGCTCCCGGCTGCTGCCGCTGACCAAGGCGATTCCCAAGGAGATGCTCCCGGTCGGCGACAAACCGGTCATCGAGCACACCGTGCGCGAACTGGTCGCCTCCGGCATCACCGATATCACGATCGTGGTCAGCGCCGGAAAGTCCTTGATCCAGGACCACTTCCGGCCCAATCCGCAACTGGTCGCGCAGCTGCGCGCCGACGGCAAGGCCGCCTACGCCGACGCCGTGGAAGAGGTCTACGAACTGGGCCGCCTCGGCCACATCACCTACCTCGACCAGCACGGCCCCTACGGCAACGGCACCCCCGTGCTCAATGCCGCCCGCAATCTGGGCGACGAACCCATGCTGGTGCTGTGGCCCGACGACGTCTTCGTCGCCGAGGTGCCGCGCGCCCAGCAGCTCATCGACGCCTACGAGAAGACCGGCGCGCCCGTGCTGGCGCTCATGCCCATGGACCCGGCCGAATCCCAGCGCTACGGCGTGCCGGTCGTCGAGGAGACCATCGGCGAGGGGCTCATGCGCATCAGCGGGCTCAAGGAGAAGCCCAAGACCGCCGACGCGCCCTCCTCGTACGCGGCCATCGGCGGGTATGTGGTCACCCCCGGCATCATCGCGGAACTGCGCCGCCAGGTGGACAACTGGTACACCCACCGCACCGGCGAGGTGTATCTGACCGATGCCATCAACCTGTTCGCGGCCGAAAACCCGGTGTACGGCCAGGTGATTCGCGGCAGCTGGTACGACACCGGCAATCCGGCCGACTACCTGGTCGCCCAATTCGCCTCGGCGCTGGCGCATCCCGAGTACGGGCCGCTGCTGCGGCAGCTCGTCGGCGAGTGA
- a CDS encoding DNA polymerase IV, translated as MDAFFASVEQLTRPTLRGRPVLVGGMGGRGVVAGASYEARVFGARSAMPMHQAKRLVGVTGVVIPPRGAVYSELSGQVFDTLRERIPILETLSFDEAFGEPAELAGATPEQVLSFCEALRRAVRERTGLVASVGAGSGKQLAKIASGLAKPDGVRVISRAEQQGFLSALPVRKLWGVGPVAESRLRTLGIETVGAFAALPESEAASILGSSLGIALHRLARGIDDRPVAERAEAKQISAETTYETDIVTLAQLRPAIDAMAASAHRRLTQDGRAARTVVLKLKKADMSIVTRSSTLPYATEDLTTLTAAAQRSALDPVELGPIRLVGVGFAGLSEIRQESLFPELDQTVEANESVSEEPTLGLALGPEPVVPPPTRSYTTQTWYPGLDVAHPEFGHGWVQGSGHGRVTVRFETRSTGPGPARTFAADDPGLTRADPLDSLR; from the coding sequence ATGGATGCTTTCTTCGCCTCGGTCGAGCAGCTGACCCGGCCGACCCTGCGCGGGCGGCCCGTCCTGGTGGGCGGCATGGGCGGGCGCGGCGTGGTGGCGGGGGCGAGTTACGAGGCGCGGGTGTTCGGGGCCCGCTCGGCCATGCCCATGCATCAGGCCAAACGCCTGGTGGGGGTGACCGGCGTGGTGATTCCGCCGCGCGGTGCGGTGTACTCCGAGCTCAGCGGGCAGGTCTTCGACACGCTGCGCGAGCGCATTCCGATCCTGGAGACGCTGTCGTTCGACGAAGCCTTCGGCGAGCCCGCGGAATTGGCCGGTGCGACACCCGAGCAGGTGCTGAGTTTCTGCGAGGCGCTGCGCCGCGCGGTGCGCGAGCGCACCGGCCTGGTGGCCTCGGTGGGTGCGGGCAGCGGCAAGCAGCTGGCCAAGATCGCCTCCGGTCTCGCCAAACCCGATGGGGTGCGGGTGATTTCGCGTGCCGAGCAGCAGGGTTTCCTGTCCGCGCTGCCGGTGCGCAAGCTCTGGGGCGTCGGCCCGGTCGCCGAAAGCCGTTTGCGCACACTGGGTATCGAGACCGTGGGGGCGTTCGCGGCGCTGCCCGAGTCCGAGGCGGCCTCGATTCTCGGCAGCAGCCTGGGCATCGCGCTGCACCGGCTGGCGCGCGGCATCGACGATCGGCCGGTCGCCGAACGCGCGGAGGCCAAGCAGATCAGCGCCGAGACCACCTACGAGACCGATATCGTCACCCTCGCCCAGCTGCGCCCGGCCATCGATGCCATGGCGGCCTCGGCGCACCGGCGGCTCACCCAGGACGGCCGGGCCGCCCGCACGGTGGTGCTCAAGCTGAAGAAAGCGGATATGAGCATCGTGACCCGCTCGTCCACGCTGCCGTACGCCACCGAGGATCTGACCACGCTCACCGCGGCGGCGCAGCGCTCGGCGCTGGATCCGGTCGAGCTGGGCCCGATTCGTCTGGTGGGCGTGGGTTTCGCGGGTTTGTCGGAGATTCGGCAGGAGTCGCTCTTTCCGGAACTGGACCAAACCGTCGAGGCCAACGAATCGGTCTCGGAGGAGCCGACTTTGGGGCTGGCGCTCGGCCCGGAACCGGTGGTGCCGCCGCCGACCCGCTCCTACACCACCCAGACCTGGTACCCGGGATTGGATGTCGCGCACCCGGAATTCGGGCACGGCTGGGTGCAGGGCTCGGGCCACGGGCGTGTCACCGTCCGCTTCGAGACCCGCAGCACCGGTCCCGGCCCCGCCCGCACCTTCGCGGCCGACGATCCGGGCCTGACCCGCGCGGATCCGCTCGACAGCCTGCGCTGA